The following proteins are encoded in a genomic region of Xenopus laevis strain J_2021 chromosome 3L, Xenopus_laevis_v10.1, whole genome shotgun sequence:
- the eno3.L gene encoding enolase 3 (The RefSeq protein has 1 substitution compared to this genomic sequence) — protein sequence MSILKIHAREILDSRGNPTVEVDLYTAKGLFRAAVPSGASTGIYEALELRDGDKSRYLGKGVLKAVEHINKTIVPALLEKKLSVVEQEKIDKVMLELDGTENKSKFGANAILGVSLAVCKAGAAEKGVPLYRHIADLAGNSELVLPVPAFNVINGGSHAGNKLAMQEFMILPVGASNFHEAMRIGAEVYHNLKAVIKAKYGKDATNVGDEGGFAPNILENNEALELLKAAIEKAGYPDKIVIGMDVAASEFYRKGKYDLDFKSPDDPNRYISGEKLGDLYKSFIKSYPVVSIEDPFDQDDWDTWKSFLSTVDIQIVGDDLTVTNPKRIQKGVEQKACNCLLLKVNQIGSVTESIQACKLAQSNGWGVMVSHRSGETEDTFIADLVVGLCTGQIKTGAPCRSERLAKYNQLMRIEEELGDKAKFAGRNFRNPRGK from the exons ATGTCCATCCTGAAGATCCATGCCAGGGAGATTCTGGACTCCAGGGGAAACCCAACTGTAGAAGTTGACCTGTACACTGCTAAGG GTCTCTTCCGGGCGGCCGTGCCCAGCGGAGCTTCCACAGGAATATATGAAGCTCTGGAACTCAGGGATGGAGACAAGTCCCGCTATCTGGGCAAAG GGGTCCTAAAGGCCGTGGAACATATCAACAAGACTATTGTCCCAGCACTGCTGGAGAAG AAACTCAGTGTTGTGGAACAAGAGAAGATCGACAAAGTAATGCTGGAACTGGACGGGACAGAGAATAAGT CCAAGTTTGGAGCCAACGCCATTCTGGGTGTGTCATTGGCTGTGTGCAAGGCTGGTGCAGCTGAGAAAGGCGTCCCCCTGTACCGACATATCGCTGACTTAGCCGGGAACTCAGAGCTCATCCTGCCAGTGCCT GCCTTCAATGTGATCAACGGGGGGTCCCACGCAGGGAACAAGTTGGCCATGCAGGAGTTCATGATCCTCCCAGTGGGGGCCTCCAACTTCCACGAGGCCATGCGCATTGGAGCCGAGGTCTATCATAACCTGAAGGCCGTCATAAAGGCCAAGTACGGCAAAGATGCAACCAACGTGGGGGATGAGGGGGGGTTTGCCCCCAACATTCTGGAGAACAACGAGG CGCTGGAGCTGTTAAAAGCCGCCATAGAGAAGGCGGGGTACCCAGACAAGATCGTTATTGGGATGGATGTCGCTGCCTCTGAATTCTACCGCAAGGGAAAATATGACTTGGACTTTAAATCTCCAGACGATCCAAATCGGTACATCAGCGGGGAGAAGCTGGGCGACTTGTACAAGAGCTTCATTAAGTCTTATCCTG TGGTCTCCATAGAGGACCCCTTTGATCAGGACGACTGGGACACATGGAAGAGCTTCCTGAGCACTGTAGATATCCAGATAGTGGGGGATGATCTGACTGTCACCAACCCAAAAAGGATCCAGAAGGGGGTGGAGCAGAAGGCCTGCAACTGCCTGTTACTGAAGGTCAACCAGATCGGCTCCGTCACAGAATCCATCCAGGC GTGTAAGCTGGCCCAGTCCAATGGATGGGGAGTGATGGTCAGTCACCGCTCAGGAGAGACTGAAGATACATTTATCGCCGACCTGGTGGTGGGACTGTGCACTGGGCAG ATCAAAACAGGCGCCCCCTGCAGGTCAGAGAGACTTGCCAAATACAATCAACTCATGAG GATTGAGGAGGAGCTGGGAGACAAGGCCAAGTTTGCAGGGCGGAACTTCAGGAATCCCCGGGGAAAGTAA
- the spag7.L gene encoding sperm-associated antigen 7, giving the protein MADLLGSILSSMERPPQVGDQESRRKAKEQAARMKKMQEHERRQKVEFRKRMEQEVSQFIQDSTQTRRKFESMGKIERSIVHDVVEVAGLTSFSFGDDEETRYVMIFKKEFAPSDEELEAYRRGEEWDPTKAEEKKRLKELTLREAQADALRAPATVRPATDYKDKYTHLIGKEAAKDAAHTLQANKAYGCVPVANKRDTRSIEEAMNEIRAKKRLKHEDGDAESVGS; this is encoded by the exons ATGGCGGATCTGCTCGGTTCAATCCTCAGCTCTATGGAGCGGCCGCCGCAGGTCGGTGACCAGGAGTCCCGGCGCAAGGCTAAAG AACAAGCCGCCAGAATGAAGAAAATGCAGGAGCACGAGAGGCGCCAGAAAGTGGAGTTCAGGAAACGG ATGGAGCAGGAGGTGAGTCAGTTCATACAGGACAGTACACAGACCAGGAGGAAGTTTGAGTCGATGGGGAAGATTGAGCGCAGCATCGT TCACGATGTTGTGGAGGTCGCCGGCCTGACGTCCTTTTCTTTCGGGGACGATGAGGAGACTCGTTATGTGATGATATTCAAGAAG GAGTTTGCCCCGTCGGATGAAGAACTGGAGGCGTATCGCAGAGGGGAGGAGTGGGACCCCACAAAGGCTGAAGAGAAGAAGAGGCTGAAG GAGCTGACACTGCGTGAGGCACAAGCCGATGCCCTGAGAGCCCCGGCCACAGTCAGACCGGCCACGGACTATAAGGACAAGTACACTCATCTGATTGGCAAGGAGGCCGCTAAAGATGCAGCTCACACCCTGCAGGCCAACAAGGCTTATGGCTGTG TTCCCGTCGCCAACAAGCGAGACACCCGATCCATCGAGGAGGCGATGAATGAGATCCGAGCCAAAAAGCGCCTAAAACACGAAGACGGTGACGCAGAGAGTGTGGGCTCCTGA